TCACTATGGCCGCATCGCGTTCGGAAACATTCGTATCGTCAGCAACGGCATAGTCTTTCCAAAGCCTTTGTTTGACAATCCATATCATCTGCAAAATCATAGCTTCCACTATTTCCTCGCAATAGTGTTCCTGTTCCTGTACTTCCTCAAAAATTCTTTTGAACAGAGGGATAAGTTTACGGCCGAAACCCTTTATGATTTGTTTTTCAGGAACAAAAGGCGGAGGAGCAAAATAAACATGTTTATTTTTGGCTTCTATAAGGTCAAAAGAAATAGTATAGAAATCCAGCGGTAATTCAATGCTTTCCTCGCAATGGTACTGGCCGGGCTGAACAAAATAAAATTCGCCGGCAGATATAATAAATTCCTTTTCATCGATCCAGCAGCGAACCTTGCCTCGGTTAATCACTATCCATTCATGATTCAAATGCTGATGTTTCTTCCACCGCCAGGGTCTTTTTGTATTAACCCGCGAGACGGAGTCGAATCGAGGCAGAGTATAGATACGCAAATATTTACCTATGTAGTCGTACGCAATGGTATCGACTTCATTCATATCCAAATTCTGGATATAGATTGGTTCTTTATTCTGCACAAAACCCCAATAATATCAGACTGTATAAATTATATAACAGGTACATCATAAAATCAATCCATTGTATTGCAAAAAAACCGCCCGCTCCGGCCGGTTCATAAATAGGCGACACAAAAACGCTACAAATTTTACGGAAGTCTGAAAAATATATTAGGCATTTTAAAAAAGCGTCCCGATGCTTTTTGCTACCGGGACGCTTAAAATAACTAATTCTAACTGGATACTATTTCTTGCGACGAATCAGCAAGGAACTGCCAATGGCTAAAAGAGCCAAAGTAGCTGGTTCTGGAATTGTCACAGTTGTGAACCCATTTTCATCCACTGCAAAAAAGAGTTTACCAACCGCGCTCTCGCCGTTTGCTGTCAGCCAGCCATTACCGGCATACCAATTCATCTGATAAGCTATA
The sequence above is drawn from the Phycisphaerae bacterium genome and encodes:
- a CDS encoding AraC family transcriptional regulator; the protein is MQNKEPIYIQNLDMNEVDTIAYDYIGKYLRIYTLPRFDSVSRVNTKRPWRWKKHQHLNHEWIVINRGKVRCWIDEKEFIISAGEFYFVQPGQYHCEESIELPLDFYTISFDLIEAKNKHVYFAPPPFVPEKQIIKGFGRKLIPLFKRIFEEVQEQEHYCEEIVEAMILQMIWIVKQRLWKDYAVADDTNVSERDAAIVKKSQDYINQNLNRSISLGELADVCYVSRYHLGHVFTKAVGTSPLQYALGQRMEKAKNLLMQKMKCVYEVATELGFEDPYYFSRQFKKVVGVSPKVFQRDFKK